In Amyelois transitella isolate CPQ chromosome 5, ilAmyTran1.1, whole genome shotgun sequence, one DNA window encodes the following:
- the LOC106137747 gene encoding glutathione S-transferase 1 codes for MSPLILYTHPASPPASSVKMLGKLLGLEFEERQVNLLAMEHKSEEFQKINPMGTIPVLVDGDFVVSESHAILKYLLESYATADQRERLYPSDIRVRSLVDTCMFFNTGVFFIRLKVVALPTLLEGLPGPSARHLSDIDLAYGIVEEYLSRHRFVAADDVTLADLALASTAAAMQAIKKIDGNRFPRCVAWLERLEREAWFREPHATCVAAFTDAMETFWTKNKQL; via the exons atgtctCCGCTCATACTTTATACGCACCCGGCGAGTCCGCCAGCAAGTTCGGTGAAAATGCTCGGCAAACTGCTCGGACTGGAGTTTGAAGAACGCCAGGTCAACCTACTGGCGATGGAGCACAAATCAGAGGAATTTCAAAAG ATAAATCCCATGGGAACAATCCCGGTCCTTGTTGATGGTGATTTTGTTGTCTCTGAAAG TCACGCGATTCTCAAGTATCTATTGGAGTCGTACGCGACCGCTGATCAGCGAGAGAGGCTGTACCCGAGTGACATCAGAGTTCGCTCACTCGTCGATACTTGCATGTTCTTCAACACTGGGGTCTTCTTCATCAGGCTCAAGGTTGTTGCG CTGCCAACCCTACTGGAAGGTCTGCCTGGTCCTTCGGCGCGCCATCTGTCGGACATCGATCTGGCGTATGGCATAGTGGAGGAGTACCTTTCCCGCCACCGCTTCGTGGCGGCCGATGACGTCACGCTCGCGGACTTGGCGCTGGCCAGCACCGCTGCTGCCATGCAGGCTATCAAGAAGATTGATGGGAACAG GTTTCCCCGTTGCGTGGCTTGGCTTGAGCGGTTAGAAAGGGAAgcttggttccgggaaccccACGCTACCTGCGTCGCCGCCTTCACCGATGCAATGGAGACTTTTTGGACGAAAAACAagcagttataa
- the LOC132901788 gene encoding glutathione S-transferase 1-like, with product MSKLMLYMAPGSPPSRSVMMLAEILGLQMECKLVNLIKLEHRTPEFKKLNPLMVVPVLRDGDFVLSDSHAILKYLVSAYGGRHQETLYPSELKARAVVDQRLFFNASVFFRKVVNDVAFPTFLGAIKAPSEEHIANIEETYGVLDEYLQKSRFVAADQLTIADLSLGASATAAQIVHKMDAKRFPHGAEWLSRMEKEPVFQKVNAPGVELLGKLMRKFWREANEA from the exons ATGTCCAAGCTGATGCTGTACATGGCGCCGGGCAGCCCGCCGAGCCGGTCCGTGATGATGCTGGCCGAAATCCTTGGATTGCAGATGGAATGCAAATTAGTGAATCTCATCAAATTGGAGCACAGGACGCCGGAGTTTAAAAAG TTGAATCCTTTGATGGTAGTACCGGTTTTGCGAGACGGGGACTTCGTTCTATCTGACag CCATgcgattttaaaatacttggTGTCGGCGTACGGGGGCCGGCATCAAGAAACCCTGTACCCTAGCGAGCTGAAGGCGAGGGCCGTGGTGGACCAGCGGCTGTTCTTCAACGCCAGCGTCTTCTTCAGGAAGGTCGTCAATGACGTCGCT tTCCCAACATTTCTGGGTGCGATAAAAGCTCCAAGCGAGGAACACATAGCTAACATTGAGGAGACGTACGGCGTGTTAGACGAATACCTACAAAAGTCTCGTTTCGTGGCCGCCGACCAGCTGACGATAGCTGACCTCAGCCTGGGAGCGAGCGCTACCGCCGCGCAGATCGTCCATAAAATGGACGCTAAAAG atttcCTCACGGTGCGGAATGGCTATCCAGGATGGAGAAGGAGCCAGTGTTTCAGAAGGTGAATGCCCCTGGTGTAGAACTTCTCGGGAAACTCATGAGGAAGTTTTGGAGAGAGGCGAACGAAGCCTGA
- the LOC106139159 gene encoding DNA-directed RNA polymerase III subunit RPC9 isoform X1 → METIKVNAAFLCNYEVMQILQQLKDTTQKKHKREGSLATVTYETVHYLQDTECKRQSVQAIQKFLEAMKKFKLTKTEKLMMVNTPPRTELEIQLIVQESEERLTEEEVQEIITIVNEHLPADT, encoded by the exons ATGGAAAC GATTAAAGTAAATGCCGCCTTTCTGTGCAACTATGAAGTAATGCAAATATTACAGCAGCTGAAAGacacaacacaaaaaaagCACAAAAGGGAAGGTTCATTAGCTACAGTTACCTATGAA aCGGTTCATTACCTACAAGACACAGAATGTAAACGTCAAAGTGTACAAGCGATACAGAAGTTCCTTGAAGCAATGAAGAAGTTCAAGTTGACCAAAACGGAGAAACTGATGATGGTGAACACTCCACCAAGAACTGAACTGGAAATTCAATTg ATAGTCCAAGAGAGTGAGGAGCGTCTGACCGAGGAAGAAGTTCAGGAGATTATCACGATAGTCAACGAGCATCTGCCCGCTGATACGTGA
- the LOC106139159 gene encoding DNA-directed RNA polymerase III subunit RPC9 isoform X2 → MQILQQLKDTTQKKHKREGSLATVTYETVHYLQDTECKRQSVQAIQKFLEAMKKFKLTKTEKLMMVNTPPRTELEIQLIVQESEERLTEEEVQEIITIVNEHLPADT, encoded by the exons ATGCAAATATTACAGCAGCTGAAAGacacaacacaaaaaaagCACAAAAGGGAAGGTTCATTAGCTACAGTTACCTATGAA aCGGTTCATTACCTACAAGACACAGAATGTAAACGTCAAAGTGTACAAGCGATACAGAAGTTCCTTGAAGCAATGAAGAAGTTCAAGTTGACCAAAACGGAGAAACTGATGATGGTGAACACTCCACCAAGAACTGAACTGGAAATTCAATTg ATAGTCCAAGAGAGTGAGGAGCGTCTGACCGAGGAAGAAGTTCAGGAGATTATCACGATAGTCAACGAGCATCTGCCCGCTGATACGTGA